The Stigmatella ashevillena genomic sequence CCGCGACACGAGAACGCTGCCCACATGCCCCCCTCCTCTCCCACTCCGGATTCGCTGTCCGTGATCCTCGATACCAACGTCGTCTTGGACATGCTGATCTTTGATGATCCTCTCGCGCGAGCCCTGAGTGAAGCCTTGTCGGCGGACCAACTCACCGCATGGGCGGATCGGGACACTCTGACGGAGCTGGAGCGGGTGCTTACCTTTCGCGACTTCCCCCGAGCCGGGGTGAACCGTCACGCGGTCTTCGAACGCTACCGGGCGCTGGTGCGTCTGGCGCCCGAGCCGGGGGCGCCGGGCCCCGAGGTGCCGCGCTGCCGGGACCGGAGCGATCAGAAGTTCCTGGAGCTGGCGGCCCGCACGGGGGCGCACTGGCTGGTGAGCAAGGACCGGCAGGTGCTCTGCATGGCCGATCGCCCAGGCCTGCCGTTCGACATCCTCAGCCCCCGGCAGGCCTCGCAGCGGCTCGCGCGCTCCTGACGGGGCTCAGCGGCCCAGCATCACCCCGGCCTGGCTGTCGCCGCCCGTGAAGGCATCCACCAGGCCATCTCCGTTGAAGTCTCCCGACGCCAGGGACTGGCCGCCGCCCACGGAAGCCCAGGAGGTGGGAGCCCCGAAGCCCCCCGCGCCATTGCCACGCCACACCACCATGCTGGCGGTGGTGGTGGCGACCCCGGCGACATCCAGGCGCCCATCCCCATCCAGGTCGGCGATGACGACGCCTTCCATCGCCCCATCGCTCGGCAGGGACAAGGTGGTCTGGAGTGTGAAATTTCCATTCCCCTGGCCCTTCAGGACACGCACATTGGCGTTCACCCCGGTGCCCGAGACGCTGCACGCCGCCGCCAGGTCCAGCTTCCCATCCTGGTCGAAGTCTCCCATGGCCAGGCCCGAGCAGTACGCCCCCAGGTTCACCGCCTTCGGGGCCCCGAAGGCGGTGCCCGTCGCGGAGCCCAGCATCACGCCCACGCTGGTGGTGGTGCTGTTGTTGGCGAAGGCCATGTCCAACCGGCCATCCTGGTTGAAGTCCGCGACCACGCCGCTCCGGGGGGTGCCGCCCGAGGAGGGCATGGCGACGGCGTTTCCGAAGGTCCCGCTGCCGTCATTGAGGTGGACGCTGACGCCGCTGCCCCCCGCGACGATGTCCAGGTCGCCGTCCAGATCGACATCCACGAGCGCCAGGTACCGCGGCGAAGAGGAGGCCCGCGAGGCGGTGCTCTCGACGGCGCCCGTCCCGTCGCCCAGGTGAACGGTGATGGAATTGCCCGTGCTGTTGGCGACCAGCATGTCTGGCTTTCCATCGCGGTTCACATCCCCCACCGCCACCGCCACGGCGCCACTGGACGCCGTGTGCCTGCGCAGTGCCGGGAAGTGCCCGGAGCCATCGTTCAACAACAGGCTCACGGAAGGGCTGGTGGTGTTGGCCACGAGCAGGTCCAGCTTCCCATCCCGGTTGACGTCGGCCGCCAGGGCTCCATGCGAATCCGCCGTGCCGGTGACGTCCAGGACATTGTAGGCCCGCGTGCCCATCACCGAGGAGCCCGTGCCCCGCAGCACGGCGACGCGGTTGTAAGCGCTCAGGGTGGCCACCAGGTCCTGCCGTCCATCCCCATCCAGGTCCACCCCGGTGAGGCTGCCGACACTCGTGCCCGCGGCCAGGATGGAGCTGATGGTGAACGCGCTGTAGGTTCCCGTCGCATCCACCGGCTTGCCCAGCAGCACGGCCATGCTGTAGCCCAGGTTGCTGCTCACGGCCACATCAGGCCAGCCATCCAGGTTGAAGTCCCCCACGGCCACGCCGCGCGGCTGGCGGAACTCCTTGTTGTTCACATTGGCCGTCGTGTTGATGGCGGG encodes the following:
- a CDS encoding putative toxin-antitoxin system toxin component, PIN family; translated protein: MPPSSPTPDSLSVILDTNVVLDMLIFDDPLARALSEALSADQLTAWADRDTLTELERVLTFRDFPRAGVNRHAVFERYRALVRLAPEPGAPGPEVPRCRDRSDQKFLELAARTGAHWLVSKDRQVLCMADRPGLPFDILSPRQASQRLARS